A DNA window from Fusobacteriaceae bacterium contains the following coding sequences:
- a CDS encoding GntR family transcriptional regulator, whose amino-acid sequence MARQPLTEKVADDIIQLIRQSKMRPGERLANEYELAQKLNVGRGSLREAIKILISRNILFVKQGSGTFVSAGQGIPTDPLGLTFVENRVKMATDLIEIRLMVEPEIAAMAAANAGPVDSEKIYRAAELVEHLIGEGEEYSQADVDFHRKVAEASGNMVITSLIPIIHTEEALAEVNQSPGFVENVRKYHKIIADSIAFGEIKDAKYAMFMHLNLLREALLDRFIGEREQRVPNL is encoded by the coding sequence ATGGCAAGGCAACCTTTGACAGAAAAAGTGGCGGATGACATCATCCAGTTGATCCGACAGAGCAAAATGCGGCCGGGCGAACGGCTGGCCAACGAATATGAACTGGCGCAGAAACTGAACGTCGGCAGGGGAAGCCTGCGGGAGGCCATCAAGATCCTGATCTCCCGCAATATCCTGTTTGTGAAGCAGGGTTCGGGCACCTTCGTGTCGGCTGGTCAGGGCATCCCCACGGACCCCCTCGGTCTGACTTTTGTGGAGAACCGGGTCAAAATGGCCACGGATCTCATCGAGATCCGCCTGATGGTGGAGCCTGAGATCGCGGCCATGGCGGCGGCCAACGCCGGTCCCGTGGACAGCGAAAAGATCTACCGGGCCGCCGAGCTCGTCGAGCATCTGATCGGCGAAGGCGAAGAATACAGTCAGGCCGACGTGGATTTTCACCGGAAGGTCGCCGAAGCCAGCGGCAACATGGTGATCACCAGTCTGATTCCGATCATCCACACCGAAGAGGCTTTGGCGGAGGTCAACCAGTCGCCGGGTTTCGTGGAAAACGTCCGGAAATACCACAAGATCATCGCCGACTCCATCGCCTTCGGCGAGATCAAAGACGCCAAATACGCGATGTTTATGCACCTCAATCTCCTGCGGGAGGCGTTGCTGGATCGCTTTATCGGGGAAAGAGAGCAGAGAGTCCCGAATTTATAG